One Rhinoraja longicauda isolate Sanriku21f chromosome 18, sRhiLon1.1, whole genome shotgun sequence DNA segment encodes these proteins:
- the lmo2 gene encoding rhombotin-2: protein MSAAIERKSLENVEETVDEVLQMPPSLLTCGGCQQNIGDRYFLKAIDLYWHEDCLSCDLCGCRLGEVGRRLYYKLGRKLCRRDYLRLFGQDGLCSACDKRIRAYEMTMRVKDKVYHLECFKCAACQKHFCVGDRYLLINSDIVCEQDIYEWTKLNGMI, encoded by the exons GGAAACAGTGGATGAGGTTCTACAGATGCCTCCATCGTTATTAACATGTGGGGGTTGTCAGCAGAATATTGGAGATCGTTATTTCCTGAAAGCCATTGATCTGTATTGGCATGAAGACTGTCTGAGCTGTGACCTGTGCGGCTGTAGACTGGGAGAAGTGGGGAGGAGACTGTACTACAAACTTGGCAGAAAGCTTTGCCGCAGGGATTATCTCAG GTTATTTGGCCAAGATGGACTTTGCTCTGCCTGTGATAAACGAATCCGAGCCTATGAAATGACAATGCGAGTAAAGGATAAGGTTTATCACCTGGAGTGTTTCAAATGTGCTGCATGTCAAAAGCATTTCTGTGTGGGAGATAGATACCTGCTCATCAACTCAGACATTGTCTGTGAACAAGATATTTATGAATGGACTAAACTCAATGGGATGATCTAG